The genomic stretch GTCTGAGCCGTTGTATTCCATACTATTTGTAGACCATATTTGGCACCCCACAAACCGCGGGCTGCCGGTCTTTTGACCGATGTCAGAAACCCCGGATCGCAGATCCAGCCTGGAAACCACGGCCCACCGATGCCGCAAACGCCCATTCAGGACATGCTGAACCGGATTCGCTGGGATCCGGATTACGGCCGTGCCGAGTTCGTCATCGGTTACTACGACCGGATCCTGGACCGGGTCGTCACCGTGCCGCTACGGGAAATCACCTTCCCTGCGGACAGCCATTTTGTATTCGAGCTCACCGACGATGAGGGCCGGGTGCACAGCATTCCGCTGCACCGGGTGCGCGACATCCATAGAAACGGGGAGCTTATCTGGCATCGGGAACCACATTGATCCGGGCCTGATCCAACCCGATCTCCCACCGGCCCGCGCCGGTCTCGGCGCAGTGGAAACGCTGTCCCGTGAATTGCGCGATCACCATGAGGTTGGTACGGGTATGCCGCGTCGGCGGCAAGCTCGTAAAACGGCCCGAACCGGAGAGGGAAACCGGTAACAGCAGCTGATCGGCCAGATGTTCACCGACCGGCACCCCGGCATCCAGATAGCGCCGGACCCCGGCTGCCACACCCTGCGCCACCGTCTCGGCGGGCACCCCCTTTTGTCCGATCGCAGTGAACACTTCGGTAACATGCCGGCTTTCGACCACCACGTTCACCGCGTTGCCCGGGCCGAATGCGTCATCGGCCTCGACGATCGACGTCTGGTTCGCGGACAGGCCCAGGTTTTTTTCCAGCACGCCGAGTTCACGGATGGCGATATGGCGGGGAAGATGAGCCAGCAAGGCTGTCGCGTGCATGACCGAAACGTCACCCCGCTCCCGAAGCTCCAGCGACTGCAGCACCGAAGCGGGCGCCACCCGTACCCCGACGATGCCTCCGCCGCGTGGATAAAAGCCGGGGCGTTCGAGCTGTGCATCGACGCGCGGCCCCATCCGCTTGATCAGGGGCAGGAACGCGCGCTGGATGAACTCGAAGGAAGGCGCCAAGGGATTGTGCGTGCCGCCCACCAGCACCAGCGCACTGGGCTGGGCGCAGGTG from Gammaproteobacteria bacterium encodes the following:
- a CDS encoding DUF504 domain-containing protein gives rise to the protein MPQTPIQDMLNRIRWDPDYGRAEFVIGYYDRILDRVVTVPLREITFPADSHFVFELTDDEGRVHSIPLHRVRDIHRNGELIWHREPH
- the rtcA gene encoding RNA 3'-terminal phosphate cyclase gives rise to the protein IRSRRSRPGLQPQHLAAVKAAAAVGQAKTRGAEPHSQELIFEPGSVSGGDYRFDIGTAGSTMLVLQTILPALLTCAQPSALVLVGGTHNPLAPSFEFIQRAFLPLIKRMGPRVDAQLERPGFYPRGGGIVGVRVAPASVLQSLELRERGDVSVMHATALLAHLPRHIAIRELGVLEKNLGLSANQTSIVEADDAFGPGNAVNVVVESRHVTEVFTAIGQKGVPAETVAQGVAAGVRRYLDAGVPVGEHLADQLLLPVSLSGSGRFTSLPPTRHTRTNLMVIAQFTGQRFHCAETGAGRWEIGLDQARINVVPDAR